DNA from Sphaerodactylus townsendi isolate TG3544 linkage group LG08, MPM_Stown_v2.3, whole genome shotgun sequence:
ACATACAGAAAACCAAATTCGTAAATGTGTTTTTGAATGGGCATATGAAAATACATTAATTTTGTACTTCTCTGTTTCTTCCCCAGAGGTCACGAGTTTTTAGTAGACTTGAATGCTATGAAGCTGTATGATACAACAGAGTTCGACCAACTGAGGAGACTGTCTACGCCTTTGTGTACGAACGCCAGCTCCAATTTCAACTACTATACAGTCTGGAAATACTTCTGTAGAGATCACTTTGGCTGGAGAGAATATTCAGAGGTAGTGTGTGGTTTGCAATATGTTCCTTGAATTGTTTTTCCATCCCTGTGGTCTGATGTTGGGGATATCTGAATGGGAAACCTTAATTCAAATGTCCATCTCCCTATGTATCCCACTAGGTGATCTAGATTGGTTCCCTTATCAATGGGCCTAAACCACCTTGCTAAGTTGTGGTGAGAATGAATGGATAAAGTGTTTTGTCCGTTGAAAAGTGACAAAGGAGAgtgccttccctcctctcccacagGTCCTGCTTTAAAAATAGACCAGAGAGCTGCAGATAAAGACAGAGCTGATTATTTCCAATGGGTGTATAAACAGTCTGTTATTCCTCTCTGCAGTCCCAGAACATGTTCTCTTTTAATCTGAACCCATTTTCTCTCTGAATTTCTTCCCTGTTTGGATCATTCCTCCTTCCAATTTTGCTTCCCCTGGTTGGATACGTAGAAACGTAGAACTGGAAGagatctcaagggtcatctagtctaaccccctgtGCAACACAGGAAGTTCGCAActacccctcccactcccccagtgaccctcTGTATCCCCAGAGCTCAGCTTGCCTAATCTTCCTCTCTAGGACTTGGGCAGGTATGCCAATAGCAGTCAGGAGACCTTCTCTCTGCTTTCCCCTTTATGATATACGGGGTCTGAACCCACCAACCCCAGAGCTTTCAGGGTCTTTACAAAGTCCTGTAGTGTATTACAGTATGAAAAACTAAATGGAAGGGCTACAGCAAAAACCACACAAACCTTAAAAAAATGTATCCGCAGAAATAAGACATTGTGCTATCGTACATAGATGGTACTTTAGGAAACATACGTTaatgaaagaaaatgattttttaatgAAATAGGCAAATGTATATGTagcctgtggggagggggcccCTTGTTTTTAGCATTGAGAAGCCGAAGGCTAGAAAGGCCTCTTAATCCATTTTTGTTTATGCCAAGTTCATTTGAGGAAAACCAATTGCAGATCAGACACTTGGAGGTTTATGTATAGATCACAGCCTCATGTCACCTGCAGAGAACAGTAGCGGTATTTTTACATGCACGACCTGTCCAAAGCTGTTGAATATCAACCGTATTTGCACCAGTCAAATAGattattctttttcttgtttaaaaCAGCCTGTTGTCAGATTGATAGAAGAAGCCAACTGCCGAGGCCTGCAGGAGGTTCGTTTTGTTACATGGCACAACCGTTACATTCTGAACATCAAAGATGGCTTTCAACAAAATGCGTGTATTCGAAGAGAAATCAAGAAGAGACCTCTTTTCCGTTCCTGTGTTATCCTCATGCCGTACTTGCAGTAAGTGATGAGAGCAACTCTATATCAAGGGGAGGTCTAGTAATTAGGACAGGCTGAATAGTTCTTTCCTTCACCGTGACTAagtactgagagagagagagagtatggtgtggtggttagagtgttagactaggatatcggagacccagattcaaatctccactcatatCATGGAACCTTGCTGGCTGATTTTGGGCCCAGTCGCAAagtctcagcctaatttacctcacaggtaaggtgggaggataaaatgcagaggaaaacaatgtaagttgctttggttcCGTattgcagagaaaggtgggatctaAATAAAGTgaatcaataaataattaaaccaaTTTGTTGTGTGGCTGTCATTGGGATCTCTTGGATTTTTCCAGAGCTTAATGAATGGTTCCATAGTGATCTGATCTTTCAAGGCTGCATGTTCGGAACCATGTTTTATGCAACTTCTTTTTAGCTAGTTCTTCAGTGCTTCCTGTGCCCTCTGTTCTGGGCCCCAGTTTTATTGAAAAGGTTCTCATTATTTGCTCCACAGTTATACATGAGCATACTGCatggcatttgcaaaaaaaaaaaaagatacggGGAAGATTGTTACCAAAGGCAACCAAGATAATGCAATACTTCTGTATCTGGAATGCTACAGAAAGGCCTTTTTGTGTTTGTGCAATTGAACCAGCACAGCTGGAAATATCAGAATCCTGTAGTTAGGTCCACATGTCCCCTTAGCTAACACTGCTAAgaaggattccagaccttttaattTAAGGGTCAAAATGCCCATTGTCCCAGTAGCAACAGGGCGGCTAGGGAGGACACTAGGCCAATGACCAATTCAGAACTGTAATAATATCACAAGCTAAGAAAGGTGGCATTTTAAAAGATCGATTCCAAGCAAAAAGAgaatttccttctctctctctctctcaacactCTACCATGAAAGTGTACGTGGGAAAGCAAAAATTAGCAATGTAAGCCTGGTTCTTTAAAGCCCAAGAAATTGGGGAGAGTTAGAATTTACCTCCatagtccccccccacccccaccccaaactacaGCAAGCTCCACTTTCAAAGGTGGCTTTGTCCCATGGGGAGAGAGTTGCATTGGCATTACTGCTCACTGAGGCAGGGTaagatcataaaaacaaggagaagagtttggatttatatcctccctttctgtcctgtaaggagactcaaaggggcttacaatctcctttcccaacccccttccccttccaccaacaaacaccctgtgaggtgggtggggctgagagagctcagaagaactgtgactagcccaaggtcacccagctggcgtgtgttggagtgcacaggctattacccagataagcctccacagctcaagctgggaatcaaacccggttcctccagattagaatgcaacagctcttaaccactgcgccactgctgctctcacaaaGCCATAAATGCTTGAACTGGCCTTGGAGACATTCCTTGGAAAGAGCATTACCTTGTGCGTGTTAAGTTTGCATCCCAGTGGCATTTGAGTCGAGTCACCTTCAGGCACTGCCTCTTATCTCTTACGTTGCAGGCATGTTGGGTGCTGACAGTCAGGGATCAGTGTGGTGAACCAATTTATTATGGGGtcataacagcaaaaaaaatgtcaaCTCCGTCTTTAGCACTGGGTAATTTGCCAAAGGCTGCCAGGTGCTGCTAGATTTTCTGTGCCTAAGAGACCTACTGCAAGTGAAACTGTTCTTAATTTTCCCCACATTGTAGTTGAAAGTTGAAACTACATGAactgcaagccacctctgcttctcacttgtaaTCTCCTTTCTTTGGTCACCATGAATTAGTTGTaacttgatgacacacacacacacacacacacacagagacagtaCTAAATTGAGGGGAGAAGCTATACTGGGTAAATTTTCCCTTGGCAACCAAGTAGCcagggttagcacttggatgggagatcaccagggaagtacagggtcgctatgcagaggggCAGGGAATAAAAACCACCCCTCTAAAGTCTTTTGCAGAAAAAACTCTATAGGGCCACCACAAGTCATCTGCGAGCTGACAGTGCTTTCTACCACTACCGCCAGTAACCATTTGGCAAACTTAGTAGCAAATTACTTGGACTAACCATTCATTGGTCTGTTACTTTCAGCACTCACACCTTTCACATCTTTACTGCTGAGTGGAACAGAAATTTGAGACTTTTATCTTGCTTttatttgggatttttaaaaatctttgctgTTGTAATGAAATCTCTGATTTCACAGCAATTCCGTGTATTAACTAGAGAATGGtctgtgtattttaaaattaaatttgtataTTATATAGTTGCACGTCACCCGATACTTCCTGCGTTTCATGGCCTCTTGACCCTGATTTTTCATGTCTCTGACATTTTGAGAGGATCCACCTGTTGCATCTGAAGTGTCCATAAAATCTTAAGTGGGAATAAAATTGagactttaagatgccacaagactcctaTTCATTTTGACTTCAAATTACAGGGGACTGGCTGTTCTGGAAAGCCATCTGAAATTACCAGCATTTCTGCAGTTGCTCAGTGACAGAGCTCTGTTTTCTGTGCAGGAAGTCCCGGGCTCAATTCCTGATACCGCCAGATAAAAGGATTAGGTAGTAATTTATGTGAAAAATGATCTGACACTCTGGAGAGGCACTGCCAGCCAGACAATATTGCCCTTGAAAGAGCAGTCGCTTCAGTATAAGACAACTTCATGTATGTACAGGGCTTACTCAGTTCTCCCTTGGATTGAAACCTGGCAACAGCTGTAGAAATATGTGGACATTTTGAAGCCATGAAGATGTAGTGAGAAGGGCAATATAAAagtctcaaaataaataaataaataaaatggagggggggcgggcggggaagAATGTTGGGAAAAATTGAAACCTGCAATGTTAAAAGCAATCATTTACAAAGTAGCATAAAGTTATTCTGTTTGTCATATATGGGATTTAAACATATGCATTATTTACATTTCTACAAGCAACACTACAAATATCCCTAGTATTTAATTCAGGAAGCTCCAAACAGATATATGTTACCCCACAgtacatgtgtcattttttcccatCTGAGAGGTATTGGCAGGAGGGAGTACACTGAAAAAGAGCGCATTATTGGGCCAGAAACGGTTCCAGTTGAAATAACAATGCCTTATGAATATAGTACATATGtgtattttgattatttttgtcactgattcctttctcctccctctttcctttctccccctccccaatttctcaCCAAACTAGGACTCTCGGAGGCAACCCTTCCATCCTTCCGGTACCCACAGATTCCGTTTCTTCGCAAGTCTTATCTCCAGCTGCTCTTACCTCTCCAAACTTCTATCCGGAAACGTGGATCATCATGGATCCCGTTCAAGACTTCATTCAAGTGCCTGTCTCAAAGGAAGACAAAAGCTACAGAACGATTTATAATCTCTTTCATAAGACGGTGCCGGAGACAAAGTACAGAATTCTGAAAATCTTGCGAGTTCAAAACCAGTTCTTATGGGAGAAATACAAGAGGTGAGCCAACATGAATGTCTTATTAACTGTAATTATTTCTCTTCTGAGaaggggaaccagtggtgggGCCAAGCTGGCAGACGAGACTGTAAAACAAGGCATACACCTCTTTTCTTAGACTTATGCGCTTATTGCACCAAGTTACACCTAATCTTTTATGGAAACTTATGTCTTGTGTTTTCTTATGGTAAAGAAATACTGGAATAAGCTCAAAGCACCCTGTAAGAATGCAAAGATCTCTGAAGTTCTGTAAATGTTTCTcctaacttattatttatttttattttaaatgtttgcgTCCCATCTTCTTGCCCTCGgtcaaaaatatgataaaatccaCTTTAAAACTATACACGAAACAGCAATTAAAACGAACTGgagtgccaaatgaaacaaagggTGTAAGAAAGTGATAGAGGGGATAGAGTTGAATCAaaggggagggaattccacagttttggtgccacaTCTGAGAAGGCCCTTTTTGGCTCGCCGCCCTCTAGCCACAGAAAAATAGGCCCCCAAAGATCTGCAGTGGTCAGGTACTTTAATATGTGAGTAGACAGTCCTTATGTTTTGCTGATAAGACGTTGTGCTGTTGGATATGGTTTGCTGATAAGGTGTCCTCTTGCTGGACATATACAACTTGACTGGCAGTAGTTTCCTTCAGCTGAGCCTGAAAATTTCAAAAACTATCCCAGTACCTGCCAAAGGGCAGAGCAGGGCAGGTGATGGGCCATGGAAGGGCTGTTACTCAGTGACTGAGCCTCTTATTTGGCACATAGAAGGTGACAGGTTTAAtccttggcacctccagttaGAGGGAGCAAGTAGAATGTGATAAAGAagatctttgcctgagaccctggagagctaagaacataagaacataagaactagtctgctggatcagaccagagtccatctagtccagcattctgctactcgcaatggcccaccaggtgcctttgggagctcacatgcaggatgtgaaagcaatggcctgctgctgctgctgctcctgagcacctggtctgctaaggcatttgcaatctgagatcaaggaggatcaagattggtagccatagattgacttctccataaatctgtccaagccccttttaaagctatccaggttagtggccatcaccacctcctgtggcagctgttACCagagagtagacagtactggctGTGATGCCCTGATCCATTCTAAGGTCGCTTCATGCGTACCAGTCTACTCAACAAGACTTTAACATTTTGGGGAGTTTAACCTGTTTTTATTCTGGTGTTTTCGTTTCCAGGAAAAAAGAATACATGTCTAAAAAAATGACAGGACTTGACAGGATAATGAACGAGAGACACTTATTCCACGGGACCTCCCAGGACGTTGTTGATGGGATCTGCAAGCACAATTTCGACCCACGGGTGTGCGGGAAGCATGCCACCATGTTCGGGCAAGGCAGTTACTTCGCCCGGAAAGCAAGCTATTCACACAATTTCGCCAAGCGCTCTCCCAAAGGGATTCATTACATGTTTCTGGCTAAAGTACTGACAGGAAGATACACAGTAGGCAACCATACCATGAGGAGACCCCCGCCAGTGAATCCTGGCAGTGTTACTAGCGACCTGTATGACTCTTGCGTGGACAATTACTTCGAACCTCAGATCTTCGTCCTTTTTAACGACGACCAGAGCTACCCCTATTTTGTTATCCAGTATGAAGAAGTTAGTAATGCTGTCGTAATCTGAAAGTGTTTCACGTCGGTAAATTATTTTGTTGTGACGAACTTAAGCCCGATATTTGTAGAACAGACTGTGTTGCAGGAAGGAGGAGATTGTGAAACTTTTAAATAAAAGTGTTTGAAAAATGGAGTAGAgagcagattttttaaagaaaaaaagtaaataaaaaaccAATTGTGCACTTGCTATTTTATGTCCAAATTGTAAATATTTTCCATTGTTTATAGCTGAGAAAAGCCTGTGCCTTTTGTTATAAACACTATTTATGTTAGTAaactaaatgtttaaaaaaaaccgcAGTTTGATTCTAGTGTTGCTTTTGCTGTTGGGTGCCTGAataccaaatttctttttttctagaATTGGCTGCTGTTTCTCAACCTCCGCTGCTCTGTGTTTAAGAAGTAGCTTTATCTACAAGTGTTAACATGGATTGTTGCTTTTAATCCATATGCAAaagaacccacttattgatcTGAGTAGGTAGAGCTGGACAAGCATCCTTCTGGGGGTATTTCCTTGGTCACTCAGCAACTCTACATTATTCATTGGGTTCTGTGCATCTCCTTTCACAGGAagggtaacacacacacacacacacacacacaccccccccgttGCAAATTTTCTGAAAAACTAGCCTTTCCCAGCAAGCCAAGCTCAGGCCAGAAGTACTCTTCTGCTTGCTTGCCAAGCTATTGTTCTCTTATACCTTTATACTATGTGGTGATACTAATGTGGGGgtggctggagaaaaaaatgtacataGTGAGTAGGTAGAGACCACAAATTTTTCCCCTTCTGTGGTGAAGACTGGGGATACAGGCTGGAAGTAACATCacactagggccatggtggcgaacctatggcactccagatgttcatggactacaattctcatcagcccctgccagcatggccaattgaccattctggcaggggctgatgggaattgtagtccatgaacatctggagtgccataggttcg
Protein-coding regions in this window:
- the LOC125438286 gene encoding protein mono-ADP-ribosyltransferase TIPARP; the protein is MEMEQPVCVAPEPHCQEMQCSPPEVFAPPLRIPEKIPPIKPCFKKKQQGQKRLDTDTLRALRPIFTSLLGAGTLDGIFVPRGQNGGHGNLCEPVSQKTVGVAAPCPQPENSIAMLLSGAPDVQGQISNGHSEQDVQAGEQVFPPVTSPVTEPFQDRSLHAVSSDAAAFLSSPEKILEGYPPGVLQGSNISLAPCDSKPADGFGAGLFQNKSEEASLDLVFELLNQLQYHTHQKDEVDICVDFLQGVCGLGSDCPQHHTVLPYHWQVRRTTSQMWQSVTNDSQEHLERLYCNPDNDKIKVRYRGHEFLVDLNAMKLYDTTEFDQLRRLSTPLCTNASSNFNYYTVWKYFCRDHFGWREYSEPVVRLIEEANCRGLQEVRFVTWHNRYILNIKDGFQQNACIRREIKKRPLFRSCVILMPYLQTLGGNPSILPVPTDSVSSQVLSPAALTSPNFYPETWIIMDPVQDFIQVPVSKEDKSYRTIYNLFHKTVPETKYRILKILRVQNQFLWEKYKRKKEYMSKKMTGLDRIMNERHLFHGTSQDVVDGICKHNFDPRVCGKHATMFGQGSYFARKASYSHNFAKRSPKGIHYMFLAKVLTGRYTVGNHTMRRPPPVNPGSVTSDLYDSCVDNYFEPQIFVLFNDDQSYPYFVIQYEEVSNAVVI